ATAAACTTTATTTAGTAATCATTGCATTGATTTTACTTGTATCATCCGGGCTAATTGCTATATGGAGTCCAAGTTACAGCCCAAACAATGCAATTTATAATATTATCCCAATTTGCGGATTTTTACTTGTTGCAATATCTTATTCTTTTAATATGAAATATGCGTCTTTGATAATCCAGTCTGTTCCCCTTATCGAAACTGGCAAATTTAAGGAAGCCGTCGAAAAAATTGATAAATTAATGAAATCCAATCTTTCCAAAATTCAACCTTATCCTAATCGTCAAATTCTTTTTTTCCATAAAGTAGTAGCTTTAAATAATTGTGGAAATCGAATCGAAGCGTTAAATTTAATAGATGAACTTATTGAAGAAGGATTAAATGAAAAAATCGAAATTTCGGTATTAAATTATAAATTTATTATTTTATTGGGTCTTAGACGATATGATGATGCAGAAGAAATGATTGATCTAATTCTGGATAAAGATCCAGAAAATCATCTTACCCTTCTAAATGAAGCATTATTCCTTTACAAAATTGGATGTAAAGAAGATGCAGCAGAAGCTTTCGAGGATTTGTTGAATGAAACTAATGAAAAACTTTCAAAATTTAAAGAAATGATGTTTCCAGAAAATATTTGGAATATGGAATTGACTCAAGTATTTGAAAGAATAAGGTCTCCGAAAGAATTTTTGAACATGGAATTAAATGATATGTTATTTCAAAAGTCAGTTATTCACGAGCGACTGCACCAATATAAAGAAGAATTAGAATGCCTCAATGAAATATTAGAATTGAATCCAAAACACTTGCTTGCATGGAACATGAAAGGTTATGTTTTTGCACATCTTGGCAAGTATGATGAGGCTTTAAAGTGTGTGAATAAATCTCTTGAATTATATTCACGAAATACCTCTTCATTAGACATCAAAGGATTTATCTTGGCACATTCTGGTAAGCCTGATGATGCATTAAAATACTACCAAAAAGCACTGGAAATAGATTCTTTATTTGAAGAAGCATACTATCATAACGGTGAAGCTCATAAGGAGCTCAAACAGTATACTGAAGCACTTCAATGTTTTAAAAAAGTTCTTGAGTTAAACCCTTACTGTGAACGTGCTAAAGAAGACATAGAACAGATTAGTGGTCAAAACCAAGATATATCCTAACACTCCTCTGAATTTGTCGTGAAAATTAGTTTGCGAGTTCATAAGTAAAATATCATAACTTGTTCATATCAATGATTTCTTTCCAGGGAGGTTTCCTAAAACAGATGGGCATCTACTACCAGATTCTGGGTAATATCTTATATTTTACTTCTCGGGTGTATTCAGTGTATCCATCCAATTCTTTCTGGAGGGTTTCATCTTCCAGATTTGTTCGGATAAAAAGTAGTAACAATGAAATGGCAACTGGAATCAAACCCCAAAATGAGCCCAGGACTAATGGAGTGGCAATTGAGTATATCAGTCCACCCAGATATCCGGGATGTCTGATGAAACTGTAGGGGCCTTCTTTACAGACTGTTTGTCCTCGCTCGGTCTGGATGCGGACCACCGATGAGAAGTATTTGTTCACCATTTTCGCCCATAAAATGATTATCTGCCCAATTGCATAGAGGAATATGCCGATGATTATTATATAAAAAGGAATCTGAGGATACCAATAGAAACGTCCCCCGTCCAGGGCTGATATTATTAGAATGGCCAGGAATACTGGTATGGAAACCTTTTGAAATACCAGATCCCATTTTTTCACTCCTTTATCAGGTGCCAACCTTTCCTGAATTAACTCAGATGGGAGTAAAAAGTAGGATACAATGAGGAAGATAAGGTTCAAACCTGTATAGGCCCATCCCTGCCAGTAGTCAAGGCGGCCTGCAGAGATAAAGATTACCACAATGATTAAGACAATGAAAGAAAGAGATTTGAGAATTAACTTCCCACTTACTTTTCCAATGGAACCTGATTCTTCAGTCATATTATATTGCTCCTCTTGAAATCAATACAATAAGACATAATCACAAAGTTAGGGTCTATGAGCAAGTTATTATAATCGTGTATAAATTATAGTGTTTAACTATCTTAAATTTACACATTATGTAAATTGAGACTTGAGGATAGCAGAGTGCTAAGCCTCCTCAAATAAGCCTTCCTGCAGATATTGTTTTGCCTTCACCCCTTATTCTGTTTATAAACTGGAATTCGTTTTTAAGAATTTTACTTCTTTTACTAGTGCTGCAATCAGACTGCCTTGGATATGTTCAATTTTTTAATGATTATCCTCCAAGAGATGATCACTGCTACTTTTTTATTTATGTTTACTTCTCACATGCTCTCCTGGACAATGCAAATCATTACCTTTCATCATAGTAATGTTCCCCCACAAATAGGCAGGGAGGTGAAAAAATTTGAGAGCA
This genomic interval from Methanofastidiosum sp. contains the following:
- a CDS encoding tetratricopeptide repeat protein: MILLVSSGLIAIWSPSYSPNNAIYNIIPICGFLLVAISYSFNMKYASLIIQSVPLIETGKFKEAVEKIDKLMKSNLSKIQPYPNRQILFFHKVVALNNCGNRIEALNLIDELIEEGLNEKIEISVLNYKFIILLGLRRYDDAEEMIDLILDKDPENHLTLLNEALFLYKIGCKEDAAEAFEDLLNETNEKLSKFKEMMFPENIWNMELTQVFERIRSPKEFLNMELNDMLFQKSVIHERLHQYKEELECLNEILELNPKHLLAWNMKGYVFAHLGKYDEALKCVNKSLELYSRNTSSLDIKGFILAHSGKPDDALKYYQKALEIDSLFEEAYYHNGEAHKELKQYTEALQCFKKVLELNPYCERAKEDIEQISGQNQDIS
- a CDS encoding isoprenylcysteine carboxylmethyltransferase family protein is translated as MTEESGSIGKVSGKLILKSLSFIVLIIVVIFISAGRLDYWQGWAYTGLNLIFLIVSYFLLPSELIQERLAPDKGVKKWDLVFQKVSIPVFLAILIISALDGGRFYWYPQIPFYIIIIGIFLYAIGQIIILWAKMVNKYFSSVVRIQTERGQTVCKEGPYSFIRHPGYLGGLIYSIATPLVLGSFWGLIPVAISLLLLFIRTNLEDETLQKELDGYTEYTREVKYKILPRIW